A genomic segment from Pseudomonas mendocina encodes:
- a CDS encoding endonuclease/exonuclease/phosphatase family protein: MNNTIAKPEVIIDRVTPVKRLRVLTINTHKGFTALNRRFILPELRSAVQATGSDLVFLQEVLGNHALHAKRFHDWPSVPQYEFLADSMWPQFAYGRNAVYPDGHHGNALLSRFPILEHHNLDVTVSGTEQRGLLHCRLDVPGHDAVHAVCVHLGLREAHRRQQIGLLLDLLATFEPDAPVIVAGDFNDWRLRADQQLAPHGLREAFEHRHGKPARSFPARLPWLRLDRIYTRNASAYEPQVLSTRPWSHLSDHAPLAAEIHL; encoded by the coding sequence ATGAACAACACCATTGCCAAGCCGGAGGTGATCATCGACCGCGTGACACCGGTCAAGCGCCTGCGCGTGCTGACGATCAACACGCACAAGGGCTTTACCGCTCTCAACCGTCGCTTCATCCTGCCCGAGCTGCGCAGCGCCGTGCAGGCCACCGGGTCCGACCTGGTATTCCTGCAGGAGGTGCTCGGCAACCATGCTCTGCACGCCAAGCGTTTCCATGACTGGCCGAGCGTGCCGCAGTACGAATTTCTCGCCGACAGCATGTGGCCGCAGTTCGCCTACGGGCGCAATGCCGTGTACCCGGACGGCCACCACGGCAACGCCCTGCTCTCGCGCTTCCCGATTCTCGAACATCACAACCTCGATGTGACCGTCAGCGGCACCGAGCAGCGCGGGCTGCTGCATTGCCGTCTCGACGTGCCGGGTCACGATGCGGTGCATGCCGTGTGCGTGCATCTTGGCCTGCGCGAAGCGCACCGCCGCCAACAGATCGGCCTGCTGCTCGACCTGCTGGCGACCTTCGAACCCGATGCCCCGGTGATAGTCGCCGGTGATTTCAACGATTGGCGCCTGCGTGCGGACCAGCAGCTGGCACCACATGGCCTGCGCGAGGCTTTCGAGCATCGCCACGGCAAGCCGGCGCGCAGTTTTCCCGCACGCCTGCCGTGGCTGCGCCTGGATCGCATCTATACCCGCAATGCCTCGGCGTACGAGCCGCAGGTGTTGTCCACTCGGCCCTGGTCGCATTTGTCCGACCACGCGCCACTGGCAGCGGAGATTCACCTGT
- a CDS encoding zinc-dependent alcohol dehydrogenase, with product MKAVVFHDIGDIRLDDVPEPEVQASTDAVIRITASAICGTDLHFVRGTVGGMRKGTILGHEAVGIVEALGSDVRNLNIGDRVVVPSTIACGNCSYCRAGYYAQCDEANPNGKQAGTSFYGGPEITGAFHGLQAEMARIPFAHIGLVKLPSEISDDQAILLSDIFPTGYFGAKLAEVGSGDTVAVFGAGPVGQFAIASAKLLGAARVFAIDHLDDRLDMARRQGAEVINFDREDPVETLRRLTNGIGVDRAIDAVGVDAQCPVHGHSPRQPEGHEWQPGDAPEQALQWAVDALAKAGTLGIIGVYPQQAREFPIGQAMNKNLSVNMGNCNHRRYIPQLIEMVQAGRIDPAKILTQVKPMSDAIEAFKAFDRRDSGWIKVQLQPAKNDASHGSEEQVHGEALLDRAIAEADPLGESRSKKPGSL from the coding sequence ATGAAAGCAGTGGTATTCCACGACATTGGCGACATCCGCCTGGACGACGTACCTGAGCCCGAGGTGCAGGCCAGTACCGATGCGGTGATTCGCATAACCGCCTCGGCGATCTGCGGCACCGACCTGCATTTCGTGCGTGGCACCGTGGGCGGCATGCGCAAGGGCACCATCCTCGGTCATGAGGCCGTCGGCATCGTCGAGGCGTTGGGCAGCGATGTGCGCAACCTCAACATCGGCGATCGTGTCGTGGTGCCCTCCACCATCGCCTGTGGCAACTGCAGCTATTGCCGCGCCGGCTACTACGCCCAATGCGACGAGGCCAACCCCAATGGCAAGCAGGCCGGCACCTCCTTTTACGGCGGGCCGGAGATCACCGGCGCCTTCCACGGCCTGCAGGCCGAGATGGCACGCATTCCCTTCGCCCATATCGGCCTGGTGAAACTGCCCAGCGAGATCAGCGACGACCAGGCCATCCTGCTTTCCGATATCTTCCCCACCGGTTACTTCGGCGCGAAGCTGGCCGAAGTCGGTAGCGGCGATACCGTCGCCGTCTTCGGCGCCGGGCCGGTCGGCCAGTTCGCCATCGCCAGCGCCAAGCTGCTGGGTGCCGCACGCGTGTTCGCCATCGATCATCTCGATGATCGCCTGGACATGGCCCGCCGCCAGGGCGCCGAGGTGATCAACTTCGACCGTGAAGACCCGGTCGAAACCCTGCGCCGACTGACCAATGGCATCGGTGTGGACCGCGCCATCGATGCCGTTGGCGTCGATGCACAGTGCCCTGTCCATGGCCACTCGCCGCGTCAGCCAGAAGGCCACGAATGGCAACCGGGCGATGCGCCCGAGCAGGCCCTGCAGTGGGCTGTCGATGCCCTGGCCAAGGCCGGCACGCTGGGCATCATCGGCGTCTATCCGCAACAGGCGCGCGAGTTTCCCATCGGCCAGGCGATGAACAAGAACCTCAGCGTCAACATGGGCAACTGCAACCATCGCCGCTACATCCCGCAACTGATCGAGATGGTTCAGGCCGGGCGCATCGACCCGGCGAAGATCCTCACCCAGGTCAAGCCCATGAGCGACGCCATCGAAGCATTCAAGGCCTTCGACCGACGTGACAGCGGCTGGATCAAGGTGCAACTGCAGCCGGCGAAGAACGACGCCAGCCACGGCAGCGAAGAACAGGTGCATGGCGAGGCGCTTCTCGATCGCGCCATTGCCGAAGCCGATCCGCTCGGCGAGTCGCGCTCGAAAAAGCCCGGCAGCCTGTGA
- a CDS encoding TetR/AcrR family transcriptional regulator yields the protein MARRTRAEMEETRALLLATARKVFTERGYADTSMDDLTAQAGLTRGALYYHFGDKKGLLAAVVQQIDSEMDERLEAISTNAEDAWQGFRRRCQAYLEMALEPDIQRIVLRDARAVLGGASPEAQRRCVESMQQLIDDMMQRGIIARAEPQILAALIYGSLAEATLWIAASDQGQTHLADSLAALDLMLRGLLVQR from the coding sequence ATGGCCCGCCGCACCCGTGCCGAGATGGAAGAAACCCGCGCCCTGCTGCTCGCCACGGCGCGCAAGGTGTTCACTGAACGCGGCTACGCCGATACATCCATGGACGACCTCACTGCGCAGGCGGGGCTGACCCGCGGCGCGCTCTACTACCACTTCGGCGACAAGAAAGGCCTGCTGGCCGCGGTGGTACAGCAGATCGACAGCGAGATGGACGAACGCCTCGAGGCCATTTCCACCAACGCCGAGGATGCCTGGCAGGGGTTTCGCCGACGTTGCCAGGCCTATCTGGAAATGGCCCTGGAGCCCGACATCCAGCGCATCGTGCTTCGCGATGCACGCGCCGTGCTGGGCGGCGCATCACCGGAAGCGCAACGCCGGTGCGTCGAGTCGATGCAGCAATTGATCGATGACATGATGCAGCGCGGCATCATCGCCAGGGCAGAGCCGCAGATATTGGCGGCGCTGATTTACGGCAGCCTGGCCGAAGCGACGTTATGGATCGCTGCCAGCGATCAAGGCCAGACGCATCTGGCCGACAGCCTCGCCGCGCTGGACCTGATGTTGCGTGGCTTGCTGGTGCAGCGCTAA
- a CDS encoding MFS transporter produces the protein MANPYRELFTAPGATGFVLAGLIARLALPMTGIGIITMLAQLRGSYTLAGAVSATFVLTYALLSPQVSRLVDRHGQRRVLPVATAISVAGMLLLVACSWWRSADWCLFIGAALAGFMPSLSAMVRARWTTIYRGQPRLQTAYSLETVFDEVTFIAGPPLSVGLCIGLFAQAGPLVAALLLALGVFALVLQRGSEPPVEAQASELDTSGSVIRNGNVRLLALLMVGMGIIVGTVDIVSVAFAEQLGWPAAASLILSAYAASSCVAGLLFGALNLTTPLHRLLLLGGLATALTTVPLQLAGSIAELAGAVLLAGLFFAPTMIVAMSLVERLVPEQRLTEGMTWLLAGLNVGVATGAAISGRVVDQSGALAGFTVALAAGTLVLAVALWGQQRLRTPLPEQPDTAG, from the coding sequence ATGGCCAATCCTTACCGAGAACTCTTCACTGCGCCTGGCGCCACGGGCTTCGTCCTGGCGGGCTTGATCGCGCGCCTGGCGCTGCCGATGACGGGGATTGGCATCATCACCATGCTCGCCCAGTTGCGAGGCAGCTACACGCTGGCGGGCGCGGTATCGGCCACTTTCGTGCTGACCTACGCGTTGCTGTCGCCACAGGTTTCACGCCTGGTGGATCGGCATGGACAACGCCGCGTGCTGCCGGTGGCAACGGCTATCAGCGTGGCCGGGATGCTTTTGCTGGTGGCCTGCTCGTGGTGGAGGTCGGCCGACTGGTGCCTGTTCATCGGTGCTGCACTGGCCGGCTTCATGCCCAGCCTGTCGGCGATGGTGCGGGCGCGCTGGACGACCATCTATCGCGGCCAGCCACGCCTGCAGACCGCCTATTCACTGGAAACGGTATTCGATGAAGTGACCTTCATCGCCGGGCCGCCGCTGTCGGTAGGGCTGTGCATCGGCCTGTTCGCGCAGGCCGGCCCCCTGGTCGCTGCGCTGTTGCTGGCCCTTGGCGTCTTTGCCCTGGTGCTGCAACGCGGCAGTGAACCACCCGTCGAGGCACAGGCGAGCGAACTCGATACCTCGGGTTCGGTAATCCGTAACGGCAATGTGCGACTGCTGGCACTGCTGATGGTTGGCATGGGCATCATCGTCGGCACCGTGGACATCGTCAGCGTGGCCTTCGCCGAGCAGTTGGGGTGGCCCGCTGCAGCCAGCCTAATATTGTCGGCCTATGCCGCGAGCTCCTGCGTGGCCGGGTTGCTATTCGGGGCGCTGAACCTGACGACGCCGCTGCACCGTTTGCTGCTTCTGGGCGGTCTGGCCACGGCGCTGACCACCGTGCCCCTGCAACTGGCCGGCAGCATTGCAGAGCTGGCGGGTGCCGTACTGTTGGCAGGGCTGTTCTTCGCACCCACGATGATCGTGGCGATGTCGCTGGTCGAACGCCTGGTGCCCGAGCAGCGCCTGACCGAAGGCATGACCTGGCTGCTGGCGGGACTGAACGTCGGCGTAGCGACGGGGGCCGCCATATCCGGCCGGGTCGTCGACCAGAGCGGGGCACTGGCCGGATTCACCGTTGCCCTGGCTGCCGGCACGCTGGTACTGGCGGTGGCGCTATGGGGGCAGCAGCGCCTGCGCACGCCGCTGCCCGAACAGCCAGATACCGCCGGCTAG
- the glgX gene encoding glycogen debranching protein GlgX: MRKQQRSRVTEGRPFPLGASWDGLGVNFALFSAHATRVELCLFDEQGKTEIERIELPEYTDEIWHGYLPDARPGQVYGYRVYGPYEPEAGHRFNPNKLLIDPYAKQLVGKLQWSEALFGYTIGDPDGDLSFDERDSAPYVPKCKVIDPAFTWGEQPPPRIPWDSTVIYEAHLRGLSMRHPAVPDAHRGTCAALTNPQLLRYLHELGISSLELLPVHAFVNDQHLLEKGMNNYWGYNSIGFFAPHPAYLASGKVSEFKEMVAHLHAAGLELILDVVYNHTAEGNERGPTLCMRGIDNASYYRLMPDERRYYVNDTGTGNTLDLSHPCVLQMVTDSLRYWATEMRVDGFRFDLATILGRYADGFDERHSFLVACRQDPVLSKVKLIAEPWDCGPGGYQVGGFPPGWAEWNDKFRDNVRAFWKGDEGELAALASRLTASGDLYNQRGRRPFASVNFITAHDGFTLRDVVSYDHKHNEANDENNQDGTDHNISWNHGCEGETDDQDIRQLRLQQMRNLLATLLFAQGTPMLLAGDEFGRTQHGNNNAYCQDNELSWVDWAIDEEGQALTAFCQRLIALRRSYPILRRGRFLVGHYNEELGVKDVTWLAPGGEEMTEAHWHDGEARCMGMLLDGRAQPTGIKRSGADATLLLLLNAHHDARSFQLPEVAGGKHWICLVDTHRPDAADEQRPLYSETLELAGRSLQLLELQR; encoded by the coding sequence ATGCGCAAACAACAGCGCTCACGCGTTACCGAAGGCAGACCCTTCCCCCTGGGCGCCAGTTGGGACGGCCTCGGCGTCAATTTCGCCCTGTTCTCGGCGCATGCCACGCGCGTCGAGCTGTGCCTGTTCGACGAACAGGGCAAGACGGAAATCGAACGCATCGAACTGCCGGAATACACCGACGAGATCTGGCACGGCTATCTGCCCGATGCGCGCCCTGGCCAGGTCTACGGCTACCGCGTTTACGGCCCCTACGAGCCGGAAGCCGGGCACCGTTTCAACCCCAACAAGTTGCTGATCGACCCCTATGCCAAGCAACTGGTGGGCAAGCTGCAATGGTCTGAGGCGCTGTTCGGCTACACCATCGGCGATCCGGATGGCGACCTCAGTTTCGACGAGCGAGACAGCGCACCCTACGTGCCCAAGTGCAAGGTGATCGACCCGGCCTTCACCTGGGGCGAGCAACCGCCGCCGCGCATCCCCTGGGACAGCACGGTGATCTACGAGGCGCACCTGCGCGGTCTGAGCATGCGCCATCCGGCGGTGCCCGACGCGCATCGCGGCACTTGTGCGGCGCTGACCAACCCGCAACTGCTGCGCTACCTGCACGAGTTGGGTATCTCCAGCCTGGAACTGTTGCCGGTGCACGCTTTCGTCAACGACCAGCACCTGCTGGAAAAGGGCATGAATAACTATTGGGGCTACAACAGCATCGGCTTCTTCGCGCCCCACCCCGCCTACCTGGCCAGCGGCAAGGTCAGCGAGTTCAAGGAGATGGTTGCCCACCTGCACGCGGCGGGCCTGGAGCTGATTCTCGACGTGGTCTACAACCACACCGCCGAGGGTAACGAGCGCGGCCCGACCCTCTGTATGCGCGGTATCGACAACGCCAGCTACTACCGCCTGATGCCCGACGAGCGCCGCTATTACGTGAACGACACGGGTACCGGCAACACCCTGGACCTGAGCCATCCGTGCGTGCTGCAGATGGTCACCGACTCCCTGCGCTACTGGGCCACCGAAATGCGCGTGGATGGCTTTCGCTTCGACCTGGCGACCATTCTCGGCCGCTATGCCGACGGTTTCGACGAGCGCCACAGCTTCCTTGTCGCCTGCCGCCAGGACCCGGTGTTGAGCAAGGTCAAGCTGATCGCCGAGCCCTGGGACTGCGGCCCCGGCGGCTATCAGGTCGGCGGCTTCCCGCCCGGCTGGGCCGAGTGGAACGACAAGTTTCGCGACAACGTACGCGCCTTCTGGAAAGGCGACGAAGGCGAGCTGGCCGCGCTGGCCAGCCGCCTCACCGCCTCCGGCGACCTCTACAATCAGCGCGGCCGGCGCCCGTTCGCCTCGGTCAACTTCATCACCGCCCACGACGGTTTCACCCTGCGCGACGTGGTGTCCTACGATCACAAGCACAACGAGGCCAACGACGAGAACAACCAGGACGGCACCGACCACAACATCTCCTGGAACCACGGCTGCGAAGGCGAAACCGATGATCAGGACATTCGCCAGTTGCGTCTGCAACAGATGCGCAACCTGCTGGCCACCCTGCTGTTCGCTCAGGGCACGCCGATGCTGCTGGCCGGCGACGAGTTCGGCCGCACCCAGCACGGCAACAACAACGCCTACTGCCAGGACAACGAGCTGAGTTGGGTCGATTGGGCCATCGACGAGGAAGGCCAGGCGCTGACCGCATTTTGCCAACGCCTGATCGCCCTGCGCCGCAGCTACCCGATCTTGCGTCGCGGGCGCTTTCTGGTGGGGCATTACAACGAGGAGTTGGGCGTCAAGGACGTCACCTGGCTGGCCCCCGGCGGCGAGGAAATGACCGAGGCGCACTGGCACGACGGCGAGGCGCGCTGCATGGGCATGCTGCTCGACGGACGTGCCCAGCCCACCGGCATCAAGCGCAGTGGTGCCGATGCCACCCTGTTGCTGTTGCTCAATGCCCATCACGACGCTCGCAGTTTCCAGCTACCGGAAGTGGCTGGCGGCAAGCACTGGATCTGTCTGGTGGACACCCATCGGCCGGATGCAGCCGATGAGCAGCGCCCTTTGTATAGCGAGACCCTGGAACTGGCCGGTCGCTCGCTGCAACTGCTGGAGCTGCAGCGCTGA
- a CDS encoding DUF2934 domain-containing protein, translated as MIDEQRIREFAFQIWESEGRPHGQHERHWKMASKLAEAEAQAQTPAAPKPRRISKPKTVPLSEAEQPALLKKPRAPRTPKTPKA; from the coding sequence ATGATCGATGAACAGCGTATCCGCGAATTTGCCTTCCAGATCTGGGAGTCCGAAGGTCGTCCCCATGGCCAGCATGAGCGCCATTGGAAGATGGCCAGCAAACTGGCCGAAGCCGAGGCGCAGGCCCAGACGCCGGCAGCGCCCAAGCCGCGGCGCATCAGCAAACCCAAGACGGTGCCGCTAAGCGAAGCCGAACAACCGGCGTTGCTGAAGAAGCCCCGTGCTCCGCGCACGCCCAAAACGCCGAAAGCCTGA
- a CDS encoding malto-oligosyltrehalose synthase, whose translation MTELRATLRLQLHKDFTLFDAAAQVPYMAQLGVSHLYASPILTARPGSQHGYDVIDPTRINPELGGEEALVQLVNTLRAHDMGLILDIVPNHMAVGGDGNPWWLDVLEWGQGSPYASFFDIQWQSHDPLLSGQLLVPFLRSDYGEALRDGTLELHFDAQRGRFHAQHFEHRLPLTPASYASILRGSDDADLRALGQRFARLGNDDASRAQAAQLCAELAVQAHKVPPLLAGFQGGDEAAQKRLHALLERQHYRVASWRTAADDINWRRFFDINELGALRVEHRQVFEQTHAKVFELIERGLIDGLRIDHIDGLANPRAYCSRLRRRIRQLRGDAPFPIFVEKILGAGEQLPQEWPVDGSTGYEFMNQVSLLQHDPHGELPLSELWQTLSGRPTAFEEEIQQARRLVLEGSLAGDLEEVAQRLLHVARHDIATRDLTLGAIRRALRELIVHFPVYRTYAQGCGRSLQDRRFFQQALDGARQTLAEADWPLLPHLDDWLGGAILRTLPPGRARRLRAQALTRFQQLTSPVAAKAVEDTALYRAGVLLSRYDVGFDAEHFSASVERFHQACVERADHHPQNLLATATHDHKRGEDSRARLAVLSERAAWYAERVREWQRLAQSLRSSQMQQAPDGGEEAILYQALIGSWPLGLQADDATGLDAYLQRLLEWQRKALREAKLNSAWSAPNDEHETACADFLRRLLVEPDGLALRRELASTVSAIAPAGALNSLAQCLLRLTTPGVPDLYQGCEFWDFSLVDPDNRRPVDFPARQAALHAEVTAEARLESWQDGRIKQWLIRQALALRAERPQLFRHGSYQPLGVTGEHAAQVLAFLRSHGDDHLLVIVPRLAAGLLDEHPVPHVPPQRWGNTTVVLPDALHVRQATGMLGDCQAATDQGIALATALARFPVNLLRITPSLQEPRHDR comes from the coding sequence ATGACTGAGTTGCGCGCAACGCTGCGCCTGCAGCTGCACAAGGATTTCACCCTGTTCGACGCGGCTGCGCAGGTGCCCTACATGGCGCAGCTGGGGGTCAGCCACCTGTATGCCTCGCCAATTCTCACCGCCCGCCCCGGTTCGCAACACGGCTACGACGTGATCGATCCGACCCGGATCAACCCCGAGCTGGGCGGCGAAGAAGCCCTAGTGCAGCTGGTCAATACCCTGCGCGCCCATGACATGGGGCTGATCCTGGACATAGTGCCCAACCATATGGCCGTCGGTGGCGATGGCAATCCCTGGTGGCTGGACGTGCTGGAATGGGGGCAAGGCAGCCCTTATGCGAGCTTCTTCGATATCCAGTGGCAATCTCACGACCCCTTGCTCAGCGGCCAGCTGCTGGTGCCCTTTCTGCGCAGCGACTACGGCGAGGCGTTGCGCGACGGCACCCTGGAGCTGCACTTCGATGCGCAGCGCGGACGCTTCCATGCGCAGCACTTCGAGCATCGCCTGCCGCTGACTCCAGCCAGCTACGCCAGCATCTTGCGCGGCAGCGATGATGCCGACTTGCGCGCGCTGGGCCAGCGCTTCGCGCGCCTGGGCAACGATGACGCCAGCCGCGCACAGGCCGCGCAGCTGTGCGCCGAACTGGCCGTTCAGGCGCACAAGGTGCCGCCGTTGCTCGCCGGCTTTCAGGGCGGTGACGAAGCGGCGCAGAAGCGCCTGCACGCGCTGCTCGAACGTCAGCATTACCGCGTGGCCAGTTGGCGCACCGCGGCGGACGATATCAACTGGCGGCGATTCTTCGACATCAACGAGCTTGGCGCGCTGCGCGTCGAGCACCGGCAGGTGTTCGAACAGACCCATGCCAAGGTCTTCGAACTGATCGAACGTGGGCTGATCGACGGCCTGCGCATCGATCATATCGACGGCCTGGCCAATCCACGCGCCTATTGCAGCCGCCTGCGCCGACGCATCCGGCAACTGCGTGGTGATGCGCCCTTCCCCATTTTCGTGGAGAAGATCCTTGGCGCAGGCGAACAGCTGCCGCAGGAGTGGCCGGTGGACGGCAGCACCGGCTACGAGTTCATGAATCAGGTCTCGCTGCTGCAGCACGACCCACACGGCGAACTGCCGCTCAGCGAGCTGTGGCAAACGCTTAGCGGCAGGCCTACAGCGTTCGAGGAGGAGATCCAGCAGGCACGCCGCCTGGTGCTGGAGGGTTCGCTGGCCGGCGATCTGGAGGAAGTCGCCCAGCGCCTGCTGCATGTCGCCCGCCACGATATCGCCACTCGCGACCTGACCCTCGGCGCGATCCGCCGGGCGCTGCGCGAGCTGATCGTGCATTTCCCGGTGTATCGCACCTACGCCCAGGGCTGTGGCCGCTCGCTGCAGGATCGGCGCTTCTTCCAGCAGGCGCTGGACGGCGCGCGACAGACCCTGGCCGAGGCTGACTGGCCCTTGCTGCCGCATCTCGATGACTGGCTTGGCGGTGCCATCCTGCGTACCTTGCCGCCCGGCCGTGCGCGGCGCCTGCGGGCCCAGGCGCTGACGCGCTTCCAGCAGCTGACCTCGCCGGTGGCTGCCAAGGCCGTCGAAGACACTGCGTTGTATCGCGCAGGCGTGCTGCTCTCTCGTTATGACGTGGGCTTCGATGCCGAGCACTTCAGCGCCAGCGTCGAGCGTTTTCACCAGGCCTGCGTCGAGCGTGCGGACCACCATCCGCAGAACCTGCTGGCCACCGCCACCCATGATCACAAACGCGGCGAAGACTCCCGTGCGCGCCTGGCAGTGCTCAGCGAACGTGCCGCCTGGTACGCCGAGCGTGTTCGGGAATGGCAGCGCCTCGCTCAATCGTTGCGCAGCAGCCAGATGCAGCAGGCGCCGGACGGTGGCGAAGAAGCGATTCTCTACCAGGCGCTGATCGGCAGCTGGCCGCTGGGGCTGCAGGCCGACGATGCCACAGGTCTGGACGCGTACTTGCAGCGCCTGCTCGAATGGCAGCGCAAGGCGCTGCGCGAGGCCAAACTCAACAGTGCCTGGAGCGCGCCGAACGACGAGCACGAAACAGCCTGCGCGGACTTCCTCCGGCGCCTGCTGGTCGAACCTGATGGCCTGGCGCTGCGTCGCGAACTGGCCAGTACGGTGTCCGCCATCGCGCCGGCCGGCGCTCTGAACAGCCTGGCGCAATGCCTGCTGCGCCTGACCACACCTGGTGTGCCCGACCTCTACCAGGGCTGCGAATTCTGGGATTTCAGCCTGGTCGACCCGGACAACCGCCGCCCGGTGGACTTCCCCGCGCGGCAGGCTGCCCTGCACGCCGAGGTCACGGCCGAGGCCAGGCTGGAGAGCTGGCAGGATGGGCGCATCAAGCAATGGCTGATCCGCCAGGCACTGGCCTTGCGCGCAGAACGGCCACAGCTATTCCGCCACGGCAGCTACCAACCACTTGGCGTCACCGGTGAGCACGCCGCCCAGGTGCTGGCCTTCCTGCGCAGCCACGGCGACGACCACCTGCTGGTCATCGTCCCACGGCTGGCCGCTGGCCTGCTCGACGAACATCCGGTGCCGCACGTACCGCCACAGCGCTGGGGCAACACCACGGTCGTCTTGCCCGACGCACTGCATGTCCGGCAGGCAACGGGCATGCTCGGCGACTGCCAGGCCGCCACGGATCAGGGCATCGCACTCGCCACTGCACTGGCCAGGTTTCCCGTCAATCTGCTTCGCATCACCCCGTCATTACAGGAGCCACGCCATGATCGATGA